The genomic window CTTGTTTATTTAGGCTTTACCAATAAAAACGATTTTTACAGGCTTGCCCTTTTTATGTTTGGGGGAATGACCATTTGCTACATTATATTTATTATTTTCCCCAATGGACAAAATCTAAGACCTGTGATCACAAAGACCAATATCTTCACACAGCTGATTACTTTGATTTATAGTATAGACAATCCGACCAATTCTGCTCCCAGTATACATGTTATAGATACTATGGGGGTATTTATCGCTCTCAGAAAAAATGAGAAATTGGGCAAGATTAAAAAATTTCAAATTGCCTCTGCTATTGTCACAATCTTAATCATTATGTCTACAATGATGATTAAGCAACATTCTATTCTTGATGTAATG from Defluviitalea raffinosedens includes these protein-coding regions:
- a CDS encoding phosphatase PAP2 family protein, which translates into the protein MNKVKVFLSNNRHFLILLYYLVILLGYQLLNKITVPKYYMYHPIDRYIPFVPIMVVPYVFWYILITASLVYLGFTNKNDFYRLALFMFGGMTICYIIFIIFPNGQNLRPVITKTNIFTQLITLIYSIDNPTNSAPSIHVIDTMGVFIALRKNEKLGKIKKFQIASAIVTILIIMSTMMIKQHSILDVMYGLLMSLVLYIVIYRIPLHKFSFIRKEAHQRV